DNA from Brassica napus cultivar Da-Ae chromosome C4, Da-Ae, whole genome shotgun sequence:
TGTAAATAAGTGATATGTTTAAGGGTTAATTTTTAAATGTACTTCTGTTTCAATAAGATAGATAGATGTTCGagaatataactaattttttatcagCCATTTACTTCCCTTAATGAATTCATCACATATAATAACATGCCTGCCACTTATAACGCCCATCACATTGTTAGTTTCAGTTGGAAATTTCAAAGATTCCCGAAATAGCTGTAACAtagttttgttaaataataaaacagCATTTAATTTCCCTccaatattaaaatttcaataatataaataataaatagtgaGGTTGTTCCAAATTTTATCGCACATTTGATTTCTAAAAAcccctgttctaaaaatcggccgtCTAGGCGCTACGCGTCATTCTCCCgccccgatttatgccaaatcagttaaaaaaatcggatatccaatttttttcGCCTAcaccgcctaaatgaccgcctagccgcctaaatgaccgcctagccgcctaggcggccgcctaatctatttttttttaataatatttttatttgtttatttgatctaaaattttataaatatcatttatatttataattttgatgaaaattacattatattaagtttatatattctatttgtgtattttatacaatcttaaacatggaaatgtattaatgttatgtacaattaaagattaacatgttttataacatagccATCTAAAAATTCCGCCCCGCATGATTTctgattaatccccgattttctctttaggcgctaggcccaacccgaccgcccgactagcgcctagcgcttTCCCGAACAGGGCTAAAAactatagaaaataaaatatgcaaGACTTAAACAAATTCACTAACGTGCTTAGGTGTCGTTATGAATTGGAAACGTACCTTAAACACATCAAGTTTTCTCAAGTCTTTGTCCTAAAAGCGCTTTCTTCAATACACCAAAAGAATGGCATGTCTCTGCATCAATTTTAAGAAGAAGCTCAAGAAACCAATACCAGTCAGCAATGGCCAAGAAAACACCGAGTTCCAGAGCGGAGAAGCAACTCAAAAACAACCCCTTCGTCAAAGACAAACTGCTCCTAGAGCCAATATCCAGATCGTGGTGCAGCCTCATAAACTCCCACTTCCAGTCTCGATTCCTCAGCCTCAAGAACAACAAAAGCTAATGCACCAACCAGAACCGATCTTAGGAAAACCATTTGAAGACGTTAAGGAGACGTACAGTCTTGGTCGCGAATTGGGTCGTGGCCAATTCGGTATAACGTATATATGTACAGAGATCTCATCAGGCAAGAACTTCGCTTGTAAATCCATCTTAAAGAGAAAACTCATCAGAACTCAGGTAAGAACCTAATAAACACCCAAAATCTAGTTAATTTGAGTAATTCTTTTAGGGAAATTATATTACAGGACAGAGAAGATGTAAGAAGGGAGATACAGATAATGCAGTATTTATCAGGGCAACCAAATATTGTGGAGATCAAAGGAGCTTATGAAGACAGACAAAGTGTGCATCTTGTTATGGAGCTTTGTGAAGGCGGTGAGCTCTTTGACAAGATTAGTAAAAGAGGACATTACTCAGAGAAAGCAGCCGCAGAGATCATCAGATGTGTGGTTAAAGTTGTAGATATTTGCCATTTCATGGGTGTGATTCATCGCGATCTTAAACCCGAAAACTTCTTGTTATCTGGTAAAGATGAAGCTTCTGCAATGCTTAAGGCTACCGATTTTGGTGTTTCGGTGTTCATCGAAGAAGGTATGCATAACCAACATCAGCAATGGTCTAATCATAAATGgataaaactaattatttctTGCAAAGCAAGAAACTATCTTTATACTTTCTTGCAACCCAAGAATTGTTATACTATCTTTATCTTTCCTAGGGAAAGTGTACAAAGACATTGTAGGAAGTGCATATTATGTTGCACCAGAGGTTCTGAAGAGAAACTATGGCAAAGAAATAGATATTTGGAGCGCTGGAGTTATTCTCTACATACTTCTCTGTGGAACTCCTCCATTTTGGGCCGGTACTCTTTAACCGGATcacttggttttgttttcttatttcttctgtttaCTGTTGTTTTTTTCTCTGTAGAGA
Protein-coding regions in this window:
- the LOC106429550 gene encoding calcium-dependent protein kinase 19, with amino-acid sequence MACLCINFKKKLKKPIPVSNGQENTEFQSGEATQKQPLRQRQTAPRANIQIVVQPHKLPLPVSIPQPQEQQKLMHQPEPILGKPFEDVKETYSLGRELGRGQFGITYICTEISSGKNFACKSILKRKLIRTQDREDVRREIQIMQYLSGQPNIVEIKGAYEDRQSVHLVMELCEGGELFDKISKRGHYSEKAAAEIIRCVVKVVDICHFMGVIHRDLKPENFLLSGKDEASAMLKATDFGVSVFIEEGKVYKDIVGSAYYVAPEVLKRNYGKEIDIWSAGVILYILLCGTPPFWAETDKGIFEEILRGEIDFESKPWPSISEGAKDLVMNMLKSDPKSRYTAAQVLEHPWIREGGVASDKPIDSAVLSRMKQLRAMNKLKKLALKFIAQNLKEEELKGLKTMFANMDTDKSGTITYDELKNGLEKLGSRLTETEVKQILEDADVDGNGTIDYIEFISATMNWYRVEREEDLFKAFQHFDKDNSGFITRQELEMAMKEYNMGDDAMIKEIISDVDADNDGSINYQEFCNMMKSCSQSHRKKLVQ